The sequence below is a genomic window from bacterium.
TGTTCTAGGTTCAGTCTTAAAACAAAAGGTAAACCGTATGCGCGCTTGCATGAATTTGTTTTTTTTCGCCATGATGATTACCGCTTCGCTTTGGGCGCAACTCAAAGTAGCTGTGGTTCCGTTTTACAACGGTACCATGCTTTCCAAAAACGAATGGCTTGGTCATGGATTTTGCGAATCGCTCAACACCGATCTGAGCGAAGAAAAATCTGTCCTGATCATGGATCGCCCCGATGTGCTCGCTGAAATCAAAATGAACGGTTTTAAACTTCTGGACATGCTGGACGAACAGAAAGCCTTGACGGTTGCCCGTTCGCTGGAAGTGGATAAAATCATTATCGGTTCTTTTGACATTCCGGGTGGTGCAACGCCTTCGATCAAAGTGCAGGCGCGTTTCATAGACGTCAAAAGCGGTAAAGCGGATACTAAAAACGCTTACACCGCCGAAGGCAAGTATTCCATGACTAATATTTACGCGATGTACGGGCAGATCGCGGCGCGTGCGCTTGTTAGTTTCGGAAAACGTGCGGCGGATGAAACCGCCATCACCGGTAAAGGTTCGATCAATGTGGACGCTTACGAGCCATACATCAAAGGTATTTTGCAATATGACGAAAGCAGCACGGTCGAAGATTATTTAGCGTCGATTGCTCTATTACAACAAGCTATCAAAACCGACAGCAGCTTTGCCATGGCATACGCCGGCATGGCAAAAGCCTATGCCAAAATCGGCCGTATACAGGATATTAATTTTAAAGCTGATGAAAAAACCGAGAGTTATAAAAAGGCCTTAGATGCCGGTCTCAAAGCCGCCAAGCTTGATAAAAATCTTGCTGTAGCGTGGACGGCTCTCGCTCTCACGTATCGCGAACTGAAAGAACGCGATCAGTTGATCGAAGCGGCCCGCAAAGCCGTCGCACTCAAGCCCAGTCAATATGATGCGTACGATATGCTGGCCGACGCATTCTCTGCCAATTTTTTCCCCGCTCATAAAAATAACGACTCGTCCGTTTTTTATCGCAAAAAAAGCGTAGAGTACAATAATAAATTTGCCTCCGGATACCGCGGACTCGGGCGCGATTATTTCGACAAAGGGGACTACAAAAACGCCGAAGAGGCATACCAACGCGCCATCACACTCAATCCTAAACATGCGGGTTCCCGTGATCTGCTCGGTCAGGTATACACCATACAAGGCCAATACGAAGAAGCTAAACAGCAATTTCGCGAAGCCATAAAACTCGATGCCAAATCCGCTTTTGCTCATACGCATCTTGCCGACGTACTGGCGATGGAAAAAAATTATGCCGAAGCCGTCACTTCCTATCAGTCTGCAATAGCTATCAACGCCAAATTCGCTTTAGCGTACAACGGCTTGGCATGGATTTATATCGCGTCTAAAGATAAAACCTTACGTAATCCGGCCAAAGCCGTAGAAAACGCGCAAGCCGCCGTTCAGCATTCTGACAGCAAAAACGCTTCTTATCTTTACACGTTGTCCGAAGCGCATTTTTCCGCCGGCGCTCATGATGCCGCACTTGAGACTATCGGCAAAGCTCTCGCTCTGGATCCGCATAATAACGACTACGCCGAAGCCCAAAGTCGCATTACCAAAAAAGAAAAAAACAGTGATTATGTTTTTACACTGCGACGGGGTATGATGCTGATGAAACAAGGTCGACAGGACGAAGGTGTCGTCGAATTTGAAGAAGCGAACAAGCTCAGCCCCCAAAACGTCTACATACTTTTTACGTTAGCTAAATACTACGACAGCAAAAAAGAATTCAAAAAAGCGTTCGAATATTATTATCGCGCGCGCAGCTGCGACTGGGATAAAAAATATTCGAAATCCATTCAGGAACGAATGAATGAGCTGGCACCCTACGGAAATTAAAAAGCAGGATATTTAAATAAAAAAAAGCTGCCTGAAAACATCAGGCAGCTTTTTTAATATAATACATAAAAAAAGAACCAGATCTATGCACCCCAACGAAGAAATCATAAACCGATTCTACCAAGCATTTCAAAAAAAAGATTTTTCCGTCATGCAACATAGCTACCATAATGACGCTGTTTTTTACGATCCGGTGTTTGAACATCTGACGGCGGCGGAAGTGCGGGCCATGTGGGAAATGCTTTGTAAACGCGGAAAAGATCTGGTCTTGGAATATCGTATTATTCATGCCGACGACCAAAGCGGCTCCGCGGAATGGATTGCAACATATACATTTTCAGCTACCGGGCGAAAAGTGGTCAATCGTATTCACGCCGATTTCACTTTCCGCGAAAATAAAATCATGTCGCACAAAGACACGTTTGATCTTTACCGCTGGATAAAACAAGCATTCGGATTTTCCGGTGTTTTATTAGGTTGGACCGGTTGGATGCAAAATAAAATACGCTCCACCGCAAAAAACAACCTTCAGCGATTCATAGAAAAAAGTAACCCGGTGTCTTAAAAATATTACTTTTTCACATCGGGATATTCGTGCACACCCTTACCGGTTTTTCGACCAAGCCGTCCTGCTTTGACATACTGCACCATCAAAGGGCAAGGTTTGTATTTCTCACCGAGCGATTTATGCAAATACTCTAAAATCGAAAGCCGCGTATCCAAACCGACTAAATCGACCATTTCAAAAGGTCCCATCGGATGATTGAGCCCGAGCTTTAATGCGGTATCAATATCTTTGGCTGAACCGATACCTTCCTGTAGCATATAAAACGCCTCATTTCCGATCAGCGCATTGATACGGCTGGTAATAAATCCAGGCGACTCTTTGATCGTTACGATTTCTTTACCCATCGCTGTTGCGACATCTTGTGTCGCCTTTATGGTGGCCTCATCCGTTTCCAATGCTTTAATGATTTCGACCAGTTTCATTTTGTGCACCGGATTAAAAAAATGCATCCCGATACACTTTTGCGGGCGTTGCGTCACGGCCGCTATTTCAGTAATGCTGAGCGAAGACGTATTCGTTGCAAATATTGTTTCCGGTTTGCAGGTCTTGTCCAGCGTCGTATAAATTTTGATTTTTAAATCAATTTTCTCCGGAACCGCTTCAATAACGAAATCCGAAGGCGCGACGGCGGCTTCAAGATGCTGCTCGACGGATATACGGCTGAGCGTCGCCTCTTTATCCTGCACCGAGATTTTTCCCAGTTCGATACCTTTATCCAGGTTTTTGGAAATCGTATTCAGCGCTTTATTCAATGCGTCCAGCGACACATCATGTAAAATGGTTTTATATCCCGCCTGCGCGGCGACATGTGCAATGCCGTTTCCCATAATACCGGATCCGAGTACGGTGATCGTTTGAACAGCCATCGTTTATAATCTCCTATGTAAAATGTTTTTTAAGTGGTGCAATAATAGAACAGCTTTGTAACGGAAGCAAATAAAATATCTTGAATATTGACTGTCATGCCGGCACACTACACCTCCATCTCATTATTATCCCGCATGACTTCCGACATACCCCCGTGATGCGTCACGTGATATATTATCTCGTAATAAGGCGTTTTTTATGATAGCATTTCAACGCCTATTTATATATTTTGCCGCGGCTTAAAAAGGAGTGCTCACAGTGACAATCGAACCTTATTTTACGACGGGTCAACACAATCGTTTTTCAGAAATGGCCAAAGGCCTTCTCGGATCGGAGATTCTCAAGATCGCTTCCGACATTCGTGCTATGGTGGCCAAAGGGCAAAAAATCGGAAATCTCACCGTCGGCGATTTCAGTCCGGCGGAATTTCGTATTCCTCAGTTTATGGAAGACGCCATTCGCCGGCATTATGCCCAAGGACAAACCAACTATCCTCCTTCGGACGGTATGCTCGAACTTCGCAACGCAATCGTCGGTTTTTATAAAACATGGCTTGATGTAGAATATCCGGTTAAGTCTGTTCTCGTAGCCAGCGGTGCGCGACCATTGATCTACAGCCTTTTCCGTGCGATCGTGGACCCGGGCGACAAAGTCGTTTACCCTGTTCCGACATGGAATAACAATAATTTCGTTCAAATGCTCGGTGCACAGGGCGTTCCGGTACATTGTCATGAAGAGCATGCGTTTTTACCGACGGTGGATTTGCTGAAACCGCATTTGCACGATGCACGCCTGATATGCCTCAATTCACCGCTCAATCCGTCCGGCACGGCGTTTTCACGTCAGGAACTTGAGGCCATCTGCGACATGATCCTTGAAGAAAATAAACGCCGTACCATCGAAGACGCTTTGTATCTGATGTATGATCAGGTGTATTGGATGTTGACTTTCGGTAAAACAGAGCACTTCAACCCCGTACACCTTCGCCCGGAGATCGCTCCCTACACAGTGATGGTGGATGCGGTTTCCAAAGCGTTTGCCGCTACCGGTGTGCGTGTCGGATGGTGCGTCGGTCCTCCGGATATTATCGAACGTATGTCCGCCATACTCGGCCACGTCGGCGCGTGGGCACCACGTGCGGAACAAATGGCCACCGCTGAACTTCTCAACAATAAAGAAGAAATCGTCAAATACCACAGTGTCATGAAAGTAGGCGTGCAGGATCGGCTCAACGCTTTATACGAAGGCCTTTCCGCAATGGCCAAGGACGGTTTACCCATCAAAACGATCGTACCCATGGGCGCAATTTATCTTTCGGTACAATTCAATTTTCTTGGCCGCAAAAAACCGGACGGAACCGTATTCACCAATAGCGAAGAAATCCGCCAGTACCTTTTATTCGAATCACAAATCGGTGTGGTACCGTTTAAAGCTTTCGGATATCAGCATGATACGGGATGGTTTCGCCTGTCGGTTGGCGCCGTTTCCATGAAAGATATCGAAGAGGCGTTGCCGCGATTGCGTCGTATCTTAGAAAAATTAGTCTGACCGGTTTATGGATAAAAATAGTATGACCATCAAACCCGGTCTTGCGGCCCCCGAATTGCGCATTTCCGAATGGATACAGGGTACAGCAACCCCGCTTTCCGAATTACGAAGGCGTGTCGTAATTATCGAAGTATTTCAGGTCAATTGCCCGGGCTGTTTTCTCTACGGTTTACCCGAAATCTTGGAAATCGCAGCTAAACATAAAAACGAACCGCTTACCGTGATCGGTCTGGCAACGGCGTTTGAGGATTTTGACATCAATACCAAAGACAATCTTCAAAAACTTTTACAGACCGGTGAATTGGTCGGTGAAACGGCACGCGTCTTGAAAGAACATGACTGGGCAACCGATAACAAACTGCGTTACACGATTCCGATTCCCGTCGCAATGGATCGCCTGAGTGAAGGTTCACGCTTAGATACGGTTTCACAAATCGAACGCATCATCGAACGCGATATCACCAATTTTGACCGCCTCAGCTACGGGGAACAAGGACGTATCCGCGAATCCATATTGAAGTACTTAAATGAACGCACACTGGTTCCCGAAACATTTGATCTCTACAATCTCAGCGGGACACCCTCCAGTATTGTCATTGATAAAAAAGGCATCCTCCGCCATATCCAATTCGGCTCTACAGGAAATCTGGAAAAAATCATTCGGCCGCTGCTGACTGAATAAAAATCTCACGTTATAAAATCTTCTTCTAAGAACAGATCAAATTTGAAAATAGAGAAGCTATTCTGTCAAAAACTCATTGGAATAAAACAATGAAAACCATTGAAGAAGCATTTATCCATGAAGGATACTTAAGTATTCCTTTTTCTTACAATGGCGCCGGACACCCTATTATCAAAGTTACTGTTGCGAATGGTTTTCAAACCAACATTCTGCTTGATACGGGCGCCTCTGCTAATTTACTTGACTTAGAATTCGCAAAAGAAATCGGGCTCAACCCGACACCGACCGGTGAAAAAGGCGGCGGTGCCGGCGGACTCACGCTGGATGTATTCACCATTGATAACCTTACACTAGAAATCAACGGCAAACATCTTCAATTTACCGATTTCCTTTCGATGGATTTTACGACAATAAAACAATCCTTGATAACTAACGGTTTAGAAGCTGATTTTCATGGTATTCTGGGTTTTGGATTTTTTAAGAAAACTAAATGTTTTATAGATTACTCTTCAGATAGAATTTTTATTCAGAACAACTTTTATATCGAATGATATAGCCTTCGATTTACCGTTTTTTTTCGATATACTTCGACTGATTGAATTCCTTGAAGCTAAACGTATCATGATGTTTGTAGGCTATGTCATCAAACATATCACCCCATACATTTACCCATGACTTCACTTTACAGACCTCTTGGTAATACAGGATATACTTGCCATCCTTTAGGTTTCGGCAGCTATCGGATAAACGAGGACAATCCGGCGCATGAACGCGCGTTGCGTTCGTATATCCAGCACGGCGGCAATCTTATTGACACCAGCGCCAATTATGGCGATGGCGCTTCGGAGACATTGATCGGAAAAATCCTCAGCGATATCAATCGCAGCAAAATGATCGTAGTTTCCAAAGGCGGATACATTCAAGGGCAGAATCTTGCTTTGGCGCAAAAGCATGATTTTCCGGAAGTCATCAAAGTGCAGGATAATCTCTGGCACTGCATTCATCCTGAGTTTTTGGAAACACAGATTGCCCTCTCTCTCCAACGCCTGCAATGTGATTACATGGACATCTATCTCCTGCACAACCCGGAATATTTTATCAATCATCAATCCAATTTCGGTCCGCTTGACGACACGGTACATGAAGCGTTTTATCGTCGTGTGCGCAGAGCTTTCGAATACCTGGAGTCGCAGGTTGCCCTGGGACGTATCCGATACTACGGCATAAGCTCCAATAATTTCGGTTATCATGCGCAAGATCGCGCCCGCACGGACGTATCGCGCTGCTGGGCGATGGCAGAAGAAGTTTCACCCCATCATCATTTTCGTGTGGTACAAATGCCGATGAATCCGTATGAAGCAGGGGGCGCCATCTATCCCACGCAAAACGGTTTGACGCCGTTGGAATTTTGTATCAAACACAACATCGGTGTTTTAATCAATCGTCCTCTGAACGCTTTTTATGATAACCGACTTATTCGAATCGCCGACTATGTGACTCCCGGACAAAATAAACCGGATATTTCCACGCTTCGCGACGAAATGCAGCCCCTGATTAATCTTGAAAACGAATTTAAACTGCGCTTCAACGGTACCCCGTTTGGCGATGAAGAGCAGGGCCTTGTTTCTTATTTGCTGTATATCGCCGATGATCTTCCATCCAAAGAACATTGGAATACGGTGATAGACCGCTACATCGTACCGACGGTTACGCAATGGCTCCGCGATCAAAGTGCACTCTACAACGATAGTATCGTTTGGAATGCTTGGCAGGAAAATTTTGTCAAAGCCGTCAATCTCGCATTGGATCGCGTCGAAAAGTATGTCG
It includes:
- a CDS encoding aldo/keto reductase, whose translation is MTSLYRPLGNTGYTCHPLGFGSYRINEDNPAHERALRSYIQHGGNLIDTSANYGDGASETLIGKILSDINRSKMIVVSKGGYIQGQNLALAQKHDFPEVIKVQDNLWHCIHPEFLETQIALSLQRLQCDYMDIYLLHNPEYFINHQSNFGPLDDTVHEAFYRRVRRAFEYLESQVALGRIRYYGISSNNFGYHAQDRARTDVSRCWAMAEEVSPHHHFRVVQMPMNPYEAGGAIYPTQNGLTPLEFCIKHNIGVLINRPLNAFYDNRLIRIADYVTPGQNKPDISTLRDEMQPLINLENEFKLRFNGTPFGDEEQGLVSYLLYIADDLPSKEHWNTVIDRYIVPTVTQWLRDQSALYNDSIVWNAWQENFVKAVNLALDRVEKYVAYSDQKVSDRVRQRLMDSGYPSSDASLSQMALSLLIQTHGVSCVLNGMRTESYVKDAMAALNLPAVDAKYILEHFDQSIR
- a CDS encoding 3-hydroxyacyl-CoA dehydrogenase, encoding MAVQTITVLGSGIMGNGIAHVAAQAGYKTILHDVSLDALNKALNTISKNLDKGIELGKISVQDKEATLSRISVEQHLEAAVAPSDFVIEAVPEKIDLKIKIYTTLDKTCKPETIFATNTSSLSITEIAAVTQRPQKCIGMHFFNPVHKMKLVEIIKALETDEATIKATQDVATAMGKEIVTIKESPGFITSRINALIGNEAFYMLQEGIGSAKDIDTALKLGLNHPMGPFEMVDLVGLDTRLSILEYLHKSLGEKYKPCPLMVQYVKAGRLGRKTGKGVHEYPDVKK
- a CDS encoding aminotransferase class I/II-fold pyridoxal phosphate-dependent enzyme, whose translation is MAKGLLGSEILKIASDIRAMVAKGQKIGNLTVGDFSPAEFRIPQFMEDAIRRHYAQGQTNYPPSDGMLELRNAIVGFYKTWLDVEYPVKSVLVASGARPLIYSLFRAIVDPGDKVVYPVPTWNNNNFVQMLGAQGVPVHCHEEHAFLPTVDLLKPHLHDARLICLNSPLNPSGTAFSRQELEAICDMILEENKRRTIEDALYLMYDQVYWMLTFGKTEHFNPVHLRPEIAPYTVMVDAVSKAFAATGVRVGWCVGPPDIIERMSAILGHVGAWAPRAEQMATAELLNNKEEIVKYHSVMKVGVQDRLNALYEGLSAMAKDGLPIKTIVPMGAIYLSVQFNFLGRKKPDGTVFTNSEEIRQYLLFESQIGVVPFKAFGYQHDTGWFRLSVGAVSMKDIEEALPRLRRILEKLV
- a CDS encoding nuclear transport factor 2 family protein, with translation MHPNEEIINRFYQAFQKKDFSVMQHSYHNDAVFYDPVFEHLTAAEVRAMWEMLCKRGKDLVLEYRIIHADDQSGSAEWIATYTFSATGRKVVNRIHADFTFRENKIMSHKDTFDLYRWIKQAFGFSGVLLGWTGWMQNKIRSTAKNNLQRFIEKSNPVS
- a CDS encoding TlpA family protein disulfide reductase, translated to MTIKPGLAAPELRISEWIQGTATPLSELRRRVVIIEVFQVNCPGCFLYGLPEILEIAAKHKNEPLTVIGLATAFEDFDINTKDNLQKLLQTGELVGETARVLKEHDWATDNKLRYTIPIPVAMDRLSEGSRLDTVSQIERIIERDITNFDRLSYGEQGRIRESILKYLNERTLVPETFDLYNLSGTPSSIVIDKKGILRHIQFGSTGNLEKIIRPLLTE
- a CDS encoding tetratricopeptide repeat protein, whose amino-acid sequence is MRACMNLFFFAMMITASLWAQLKVAVVPFYNGTMLSKNEWLGHGFCESLNTDLSEEKSVLIMDRPDVLAEIKMNGFKLLDMLDEQKALTVARSLEVDKIIIGSFDIPGGATPSIKVQARFIDVKSGKADTKNAYTAEGKYSMTNIYAMYGQIAARALVSFGKRAADETAITGKGSINVDAYEPYIKGILQYDESSTVEDYLASIALLQQAIKTDSSFAMAYAGMAKAYAKIGRIQDINFKADEKTESYKKALDAGLKAAKLDKNLAVAWTALALTYRELKERDQLIEAARKAVALKPSQYDAYDMLADAFSANFFPAHKNNDSSVFYRKKSVEYNNKFASGYRGLGRDYFDKGDYKNAEEAYQRAITLNPKHAGSRDLLGQVYTIQGQYEEAKQQFREAIKLDAKSAFAHTHLADVLAMEKNYAEAVTSYQSAIAINAKFALAYNGLAWIYIASKDKTLRNPAKAVENAQAAVQHSDSKNASYLYTLSEAHFSAGAHDAALETIGKALALDPHNNDYAEAQSRITKKEKNSDYVFTLRRGMMLMKQGRQDEGVVEFEEANKLSPQNVYILFTLAKYYDSKKEFKKAFEYYYRARSCDWDKKYSKSIQERMNELAPYGN
- a CDS encoding retropepsin-like domain-containing protein is translated as MKTIEEAFIHEGYLSIPFSYNGAGHPIIKVTVANGFQTNILLDTGASANLLDLEFAKEIGLNPTPTGEKGGGAGGLTLDVFTIDNLTLEINGKHLQFTDFLSMDFTTIKQSLITNGLEADFHGILGFGFFKKTKCFIDYSSDRIFIQNNFYIE